A single genomic interval of Gossypium raimondii isolate GPD5lz chromosome 11, ASM2569854v1, whole genome shotgun sequence harbors:
- the LOC105802046 gene encoding eukaryotic peptide chain release factor subunit 1-3, translated as MVDGHETDKNIEIWKIKKLIKALEAARGNGTSMISLIMPPRDQISRVTKMLGDEFGTASNIKSRVNRQSVLGAITSAQQRLKLYSKVPPNGLVLYTGTIVTEDGKEKKVTIDFEPFRPINASLYLCDNKFHTEALNELLESDDKFGFIVMDGNGTLFGTLSGNAREVLHKFSVDLPKKHGRGGQSALRFARLRMEKRHNYVRKTAELATQFFINPATSQPNVSGLILAGSADFKTELSQSDMFDQRLQAKVLNVVDVSYGGENGFNQAIELSAEILSNVKFIQEKRLIGKYFEEISQDTGKYVFGVDDTLKALEMGAVEILIVWENLDINRYMLKNSVTGEVIIRHLNKEQEADMTNFQDSSNSADLEVQEKMPLLEWFANEYKRFGCSLEFVTNKSQEGSQFCRGFGGIGGILRYQLDMRSFDEFSDDGEVYDDSE; from the coding sequence ATGGTGGACGGTCATGAGACTGACAAAAATATCGAGATATGGAAGATCAAGAAGCTGATTAAAGCACTCGAAGCAGCTAGAGGCAATGGCACCAGCATGATATCTCTCATAATGCCTCCACGTGATCAGATATCGAGGGTTACCAAGATGCTTGGAGATGAATTTGGGACTGCTTCAAACATCAAAAGCAGAGTCAATCGTCAATCTGTGTTAGGTGCAATCACTTCTGCCCAGCAAAGGCTCaaactatatagtaaagttcCTCCCAATGGGCTTGTGCTCTATACGGGCACGATTGTGACTGAAGATGGGAAGGAGAAGAAAGTCACGATTGATTTTGAGCCTTTCAGGCCTATAAATGCATCTCTTTATCTCTGTGACAACAAATTTCACACTGAGGCACTTAATGAACTTTTGGAATCAGATGATAAGTTTGGTTTTATTGTGATGGATGGTAATGGGACTCTCTTTGGGACATTAAGTGGCAATGCTAGAGAGGTGCTCCATAAGTTCAGTGTTGATCTTCCCAAGAAGCACGGGAGAGGAGGACAATCAGCTCTTCGTTTTGCTCGGCTTCGAATGGAAAAACGACACAACTATGTGAGAAAGACTGCTGAACTTGCGacacaattttttattaatcctGCCACTAGTCAGCCTAATGTTTCAGGATTAATACTTGCTGGATCGGCTGATTTCAAAACTGAGCTGAGTCAATCAGATATGTTTGATCAACGGCTTCAGGCTAAGGTTCTGAATGTGGTTGATGTCTCTTATGGAGGTGAGAATGGTTTCAACCAAGCAATCGAGCTTTCAGCAGAAATCCTGTCGAATGTGAAATTCATACAGGAGAAGCGTTTAATAGGGAAATACTTTGAGGAGATTAGTCAAGATACCGGGAAGTATGTTTTCGGTGTGGATGACACACTGAAGGCCTTGGAGATGGGAGCTGTTGAGATACTTATCGTATGGGAAAATCTGGACATAAATAGGTACATGTTGAAGAACAGCGTTACCGGTGAAGTTATCATAAGACATTTGAACAAGGAACAAGAAGCTGATATGACCAACTTCCAGGACTCATCCAACTCAGCTGATTTGGAGGTTCAGGAAAAGATGCCACTTTTAGAGTGGTTTGCTAATGAATACAAGCGATTCGGTTGTAGTCTCGAGTTTGTTACCAACAAATCACAAGAGGGTTCCCAGTTCTGCCGAGGGTTTGGCGGGATTGGGGGCATCCTCCGATACCAACTTGACATGAGATCGTTTGATGAGTTTTCTGATGATGGAGAAGTTTATGATGATTCCGAATAG
- the LOC105802044 gene encoding NAP1-related protein 1 has product MVADKGKKAKLEEKGVEENSEQIDGALVFSIEKLQEIQDELEKINEEASEKVLEVEQKYNELRKPVYDKRHDIIKSIPDFWLTAFLSHPVLGELLTEEDQKIFKHINSLEVEDCKDLKSGYSITFNFNPNPYFEDTKLTKTFTFLDEGIKITATHIKWKEDMGLPNGVNHEKKGNKRQFAEESFFSWFADAQQKDDMDEIHDEVAEIIKEDLWPNPLTYFNNEADEEDSEGDEEGKDEDDQDDEDEDDN; this is encoded by the exons ATGGTGGCTGACAAAGGAAAGAAGGCGAAACTAGAAGAGAAGGGAGTCGAAGAGAATTCTGAACAAATTGATGGCGCACTCGTCTTTTCCATCGAGAAACTTCAAGAGATCCAAGACGAGCTTGAGAAG ATCAATGAGGAGGCTAGTGAGAAAGTCTTGGAAGTGGAGCAGAAATACAATGAGTTACGCAAGCCAGTCTATGATAAGCGGCACGacataatcaaatcaattcCTGATTTCTGGTTGACGGCT TTCTTGAGTCATCCTGTTTTGGGTGAACTTTTGACCGAAGAGGATCAGAAG ATATTCAAGCATATTAACTCACTTGAAGTGGAGGATTGCAAAGATCTGAAATCTGGATACTCTATTACTTTT AACTTCAACCCCAATCCTTATTTTGAAGATACAAAGCTTACAAAGACCTTTACCTTCCTTGATGAAGGAATTAAAATTACTGCCACTCATATCAAATGGAAAGAGGACATG GGCTTGCCAAATGGAGTTAATCATGAGAAGAAAGGAAACAAGCGACAATTTGCCGAAGAAAG CTTCTTTTCCTGGTTTGCTGATGCTCAGCAGAAAGATGACATGGATGAAATTCATGATGAG GTAGCTGAGATTATCAAGGAGGATTTATGGCCTAATCCTCTTACTTATTTCAACAAT GAGGCTGATGAAGAGGACTCTGAAGGTGATGAAGAG GGAAAAGATGAAGATGATCAAGATGATGAAGACGAAGACGATAACTAA